The following proteins are encoded in a genomic region of Streptomyces collinus Tu 365:
- a CDS encoding MFS transporter, which produces MGSTTPATRGGATARRGGRGRGAVVAALMLSMALAALDATIVSTAVPQIVGDLGGFSVFSWLFSGYLLAVTVTLPVYGKLSDTFGRKPVLVAGAAVFLLGSLLCAGAWDMGALIAFRVVQGLGGGALQGTVQTLAADLYPLKERPRIQARLSTVWAVSAVAGPGLGGVLAAYAGWRWIFLVNLPIGAVALWLVVRHLHEPARERAARVRVDWAGAAAVFACGGVLLTALVQGGVAWPWLSAPSLALAGTGLALAGAVVGVERRAAEPIIPGWVWRRRTIAAVNLALGALGLLMVAPSVFLPTYAQSVLGLGPAAAGLVLCVWTLTWSASAALSQHVYRRIGFRDTALLGIGLGALILFAFPFLPYPGSWWQPMLLMLLLGGALGLFQLPLIIGVQSTVGWSERGTTTASVLFCRQTGQTVGASVFGAVANGVLAARLGGSGDLESVTRALAAGTAPETTRRAIAAAVHAVYLGAAGAAALAFVVLLVVAPRRFPVRPD; this is translated from the coding sequence GTGGGGAGCACGACACCCGCGACACGTGGGGGAGCCACCGCGCGGCGGGGCGGCCGGGGCCGGGGCGCGGTCGTCGCCGCGCTGATGCTCTCGATGGCGCTGGCCGCGCTCGACGCGACGATCGTCTCCACCGCGGTCCCGCAGATCGTCGGCGACCTCGGCGGGTTCTCCGTCTTCTCCTGGCTGTTCTCCGGCTATCTGCTCGCCGTCACCGTCACCCTCCCCGTCTACGGCAAGCTGTCCGACACCTTCGGCCGCAAACCGGTGCTGGTGGCCGGGGCCGCCGTGTTCCTGCTGGGCTCGCTGCTGTGCGCGGGCGCCTGGGACATGGGGGCGCTGATCGCGTTCCGGGTCGTGCAGGGCCTGGGCGGCGGGGCGTTGCAGGGGACTGTGCAGACACTGGCCGCCGACCTGTACCCGCTGAAGGAACGCCCGCGCATCCAGGCCCGGCTGTCCACGGTGTGGGCGGTGTCGGCGGTGGCCGGGCCCGGTCTGGGCGGGGTGCTCGCCGCGTACGCCGGCTGGCGCTGGATCTTCCTGGTCAACCTGCCGATCGGCGCGGTGGCGCTGTGGCTGGTCGTCCGTCATCTGCACGAGCCCGCGCGGGAGCGGGCGGCCCGGGTGCGCGTGGACTGGGCGGGCGCGGCGGCGGTCTTCGCCTGCGGCGGGGTGCTGCTGACCGCGCTGGTGCAGGGCGGGGTGGCCTGGCCGTGGCTGTCGGCGCCCTCGCTGGCGCTGGCCGGCACCGGGCTCGCGCTGGCCGGGGCCGTGGTGGGGGTGGAGCGGCGGGCGGCGGAGCCGATCATCCCCGGGTGGGTGTGGCGGCGCCGTACGATCGCGGCCGTCAACCTGGCGCTGGGCGCGCTCGGACTGCTGATGGTGGCGCCCTCGGTGTTCCTGCCGACGTACGCCCAGTCGGTGCTGGGGCTCGGCCCGGCGGCCGCCGGTCTGGTGCTGTGCGTGTGGACGCTGACCTGGTCGGCGTCGGCGGCGCTGAGCCAGCACGTGTACCGGCGCATCGGCTTCCGCGACACCGCTCTGCTCGGCATCGGCCTGGGCGCGCTGATCCTGTTCGCGTTCCCGTTCCTGCCCTACCCCGGCTCCTGGTGGCAGCCGATGCTGCTGATGCTGCTGCTCGGCGGCGCGCTGGGGCTGTTCCAGCTGCCGCTGATCATCGGGGTGCAGTCGACGGTGGGCTGGTCGGAGCGCGGGACGACCACGGCGTCGGTGCTGTTCTGCCGGCAGACCGGGCAGACCGTGGGCGCCTCCGTGTTCGGCGCCGTCGCCAACGGCGTGCTGGCCGCCCGCCTCGGCGGATCCGGCGACCTGGAGTCCGTCACCCGCGCCCTGGCCGCCGGCACGGCGCCGGAGACCACCCGCCGGGCGATCGCCGCCGCGGTGCACGCGGTGTACCTGGGCGCGGCCGGCGCGGCGGCCCTGGCGTTCGTGGTGCTGCTCGTGGTGGCGCCCCGGCGGTTCCCGGTACGGCCGGATTGA
- a CDS encoding DUF485 domain-containing protein, whose amino-acid sequence MSYDPPRPPSHLTYPWQPPPPEPPRPYRARVREPLGHHSDLRVLRSAYRWQRRTATLTALGYFTLFLALSAFAPGVMTRTVADGIPAGLLLALLQLPVTWLAIALYEHTAHRHVDPLADRIRKETELNARRGATR is encoded by the coding sequence ATGTCCTATGACCCGCCGCGCCCGCCATCCCACCTCACCTACCCCTGGCAGCCCCCGCCGCCAGAACCGCCCCGGCCGTACCGTGCCCGCGTCCGCGAACCCCTCGGACACCACAGCGACCTGAGAGTGCTGCGCAGCGCCTACCGCTGGCAGCGCCGCACCGCCACCCTCACCGCGCTCGGCTACTTCACCCTGTTCCTCGCCCTGTCCGCGTTCGCGCCCGGCGTCATGACCCGGACGGTCGCCGACGGCATCCCCGCGGGACTGCTGCTGGCCCTGCTCCAACTCCCGGTCACCTGGCTGGCGATCGCCCTGTACGAGCACACCGCGCACCGCCACGTGGACCCGCTCGCCGACCGCATCCGCAAGGAGACCGAACTCAACGCGCGCCGGGGAGCGACCCGATGA
- a CDS encoding cation acetate symporter: MTTAAQAPAGITGFSGSSQTLSLVAFCAVATLILLLCVMTGPDGDDLDEFYTGYGTLSPLRNGLAIAGDYISAATVLGTGGVIALCGYDGVVLALSTTLSLLLLMFLLAEPLRNAGRFTMGDALARRMPGRSVRITACAVTIASLLPMMLVQLAGAGQLMAFILGFSNASLKTGCVIGIGTLMISYAAIGGMKGTALIQIAKIVLLVGSGAAVAVLILRRFDWDPGALFTAAARQSGAGPAFLHSGLQFTGHSGARLDMITSELTIVLGGACLPHITMRMYTASSARQVRRSLSWAVSLVALFVLVLTVVGFGATALVGRAAIGAADPQGNTAYLIGSRAAFGTDVSAGETFLFTLVTTAIFLTLLASVAGMILACANSLAHDVFASWARRMPARREILLARFSALAIGAPTILLATLAQHHSLQPLVTLSFCLGASALAPALVYGLFWRRYTRAGLMGTLIGGSLTVLLLMPGTNLVSGSPASAFPDADFNWFPFTTTGIVSIPAGFLFGWLGTVASGRHRAEEQRHQYEAVEGRILAGAVREGD; encoded by the coding sequence ATGACCACCGCCGCCCAAGCACCCGCCGGCATCACCGGATTCAGCGGCTCGAGCCAGACCCTGTCCCTGGTCGCCTTCTGCGCCGTGGCCACCCTGATCCTGCTGCTGTGCGTGATGACCGGCCCCGACGGCGACGACCTCGACGAGTTCTACACCGGCTACGGCACCCTGTCCCCGCTGCGCAACGGCCTCGCCATCGCGGGCGACTACATCTCCGCCGCCACCGTCCTCGGCACCGGCGGAGTGATCGCCCTGTGCGGCTACGACGGGGTCGTCCTCGCCCTCAGCACCACCCTCTCGCTGCTCCTGCTGATGTTCCTGCTCGCCGAACCGCTGCGCAACGCGGGCCGGTTCACCATGGGCGACGCGCTTGCCCGCCGGATGCCCGGCCGGTCCGTGCGGATCACCGCCTGCGCGGTCACCATCGCCTCGCTGCTGCCGATGATGCTGGTCCAACTGGCGGGCGCCGGGCAGCTCATGGCGTTCATCCTCGGCTTCTCCAACGCATCGCTGAAGACCGGCTGCGTCATCGGCATCGGCACCCTGATGATCAGCTACGCGGCCATCGGCGGCATGAAGGGCACCGCCCTCATCCAGATCGCGAAGATCGTGCTGCTGGTCGGCTCCGGCGCCGCCGTCGCCGTACTGATCCTGCGCCGCTTCGACTGGGACCCGGGCGCCCTGTTCACCGCGGCCGCGCGGCAGAGCGGCGCCGGACCCGCCTTCCTGCACTCCGGACTCCAGTTCACCGGGCACTCCGGCGCCCGCCTGGACATGATCACCTCGGAGCTGACCATCGTGCTCGGCGGCGCCTGCCTGCCCCACATCACCATGCGCATGTACACCGCCTCCAGCGCCCGCCAGGTGCGCCGCTCCCTGTCCTGGGCGGTCTCCCTCGTCGCCCTGTTCGTCCTGGTCCTCACCGTCGTCGGGTTCGGCGCCACCGCCCTCGTCGGCCGCGCGGCGATCGGCGCCGCCGACCCGCAGGGCAACACCGCCTACCTGATCGGCTCACGGGCCGCGTTCGGCACCGACGTGTCGGCGGGCGAGACCTTCCTCTTCACCCTGGTGACCACGGCGATCTTCCTCACCCTGCTCGCCTCGGTGGCCGGGATGATCCTCGCCTGCGCCAACTCCCTCGCCCACGACGTGTTCGCGAGCTGGGCGCGGCGGATGCCCGCCCGCCGGGAGATACTCCTGGCCCGCTTCTCCGCCCTCGCCATCGGAGCCCCGACGATCCTGCTGGCCACCCTGGCGCAGCACCACAGCCTGCAGCCCCTGGTGACCCTCTCCTTCTGCCTGGGCGCCTCCGCCCTCGCGCCCGCCCTGGTCTACGGCCTCTTCTGGCGCCGCTACACCCGCGCCGGGCTGATGGGCACCCTGATCGGCGGCTCGCTGACCGTGCTGCTGCTCATGCCGGGCACCAACCTCGTCTCCGGCTCGCCCGCCTCCGCCTTCCCGGACGCCGACTTCAACTGGTTCCCGTTCACCACCACCGGCATCGTCTCCATCCCGGCCGGCTTCCTCTTCGGCTGGCTCGGCACGGTCGCCTCCGGCCGCCACCGGGCGGAGGAGCAACGGCACCAGTACGAGGCCGTGGAGGGCCGCATCCTGGCGGGGGCGGTACGCGAGGGCGACTGA
- a CDS encoding SUKH-4 family immunity protein: MVTFAQAQERAEEWVNGDVPAYQHREVRVREFELGFVVWGEDRAEGPRSDAGAQRLVIARDSGEATLWPALPVGEVIRRYEEEYGRGDEVEDAVPAPAARVDLNQTSFLLSPPEWLQEAADKLGIPDRRAGAGASSGAGAVAPGPSEPVDAVPPAPVPSVPSAASGAAGGFGASGVSGGGAAGAGGLPETQAGVPVGADAAASGPVPAGGPGSGASWPAAGAQDVPDGATPWAGTDTNADSGEDRSVPLPATVFAPPLSDPDAAGPRPPAVAPEAKTALMSGGSQLPATAVAPALDAPGVPGAQSAGNAPGAPPHGTPPPPPGTPPQGAPSYAPHPGAQAGPPAGPGVPPGSTPPPPPPGGEPYGYPQGPAGPGVPPGAPAYGYPQGPGAGAHAPQPPAGPGRPLPPHAGDIADAATSKAAPPPRKARGGAGAPPPPPGAPGAPGARPGSMPPPPPGAPAGGYIPTQLVSALGPEGPEGPGAPGAPGGPVGGDAAQGQGPGGAPHAPGAPGAPGVPGVPGGTPPGGVHHAATVFADPSLRGAVPQPPVPGAPGVPGAPGMPNPPGAPAAPGAPGMPPGPGAPHLAGAPGAPQPPGAPGGPRGAVHHAETVLAAPPVAGPGAPPPPPGPGMPHGAPGAPGMPGAPQPMPPGAVPPGAVPPGAVPPPGGPVPGQPQAYGYPPPGQPTVGPGYQAVLRYRAQDGSEQQLIRRSAPGTPHPEWQIFHELRAMNVPPDQVLELHTELESCELPGAYCARMIREQWPQARIASIAPYGTDHASRQQGMQQLLAHQGELHQVADGPARPAPVRAPLTPVQAAAPVPPEAVAQELVAAFGPGVFRFDQQAVSRQGVPPVVAHTLVVAGLPVDMGPFFWAQAQPGRPVPTLAELAAERGVQPAADAGSYLVMGTDFGKALCVQYGTANIVAVPVEAGPGGAPVPPQFVNTGLPEFARCLALLGRMWRLRFGLNQEQAGRWTVDFQAQLAALDPAALGSPESWWSVLLEQMWDGLL, encoded by the coding sequence ATGGTGACTTTCGCGCAGGCGCAGGAGCGCGCCGAGGAGTGGGTCAACGGGGACGTCCCGGCGTACCAGCACCGCGAGGTGCGGGTCCGGGAGTTCGAGCTGGGTTTCGTGGTGTGGGGCGAGGACCGTGCGGAGGGCCCGCGTTCGGACGCGGGCGCGCAGCGGCTCGTCATCGCGCGGGACAGCGGTGAGGCGACGTTGTGGCCCGCGTTGCCGGTGGGTGAGGTGATCCGCCGGTACGAGGAGGAGTACGGCCGTGGCGACGAGGTCGAGGACGCGGTGCCGGCGCCGGCGGCCCGGGTGGATCTGAACCAGACGTCGTTCCTGCTGAGTCCGCCGGAGTGGTTGCAGGAGGCGGCGGACAAGCTGGGGATTCCGGACCGGCGTGCGGGTGCGGGTGCGAGTTCGGGTGCGGGTGCCGTGGCTCCGGGTCCGTCCGAGCCGGTCGACGCGGTGCCGCCCGCGCCGGTGCCTTCGGTGCCTTCGGCGGCTTCCGGTGCGGCCGGTGGGTTCGGTGCGTCCGGTGTTTCCGGTGGCGGTGCTGCCGGTGCCGGTGGGCTGCCCGAGACGCAGGCGGGGGTGCCGGTGGGGGCGGATGCCGCCGCTTCCGGTCCGGTGCCGGCCGGTGGGCCGGGCAGCGGTGCTTCGTGGCCGGCCGCCGGCGCGCAGGACGTGCCGGACGGTGCCACGCCGTGGGCCGGTACGGACACCAACGCGGATTCCGGTGAGGACCGGTCGGTGCCGCTGCCCGCGACGGTGTTCGCGCCGCCGTTGAGCGATCCGGACGCGGCTGGTCCGCGGCCTCCGGCGGTCGCTCCGGAGGCGAAGACGGCGCTGATGTCGGGGGGCAGCCAGTTGCCCGCCACGGCGGTCGCGCCGGCACTGGACGCGCCGGGCGTGCCGGGGGCGCAGTCCGCCGGGAACGCGCCGGGCGCCCCGCCGCACGGCACGCCTCCGCCGCCTCCGGGCACGCCCCCGCAGGGCGCCCCTTCCTACGCTCCGCATCCCGGTGCGCAGGCCGGGCCTCCCGCCGGTCCGGGTGTCCCCCCGGGCAGCACGCCTCCGCCTCCGCCGCCGGGCGGCGAGCCGTACGGCTATCCGCAGGGGCCCGCCGGCCCGGGGGTCCCGCCGGGTGCCCCGGCCTACGGCTATCCGCAGGGGCCGGGCGCCGGTGCGCACGCGCCGCAGCCGCCGGCCGGGCCGGGGCGTCCGCTTCCGCCCCACGCCGGTGACATCGCCGACGCGGCGACCAGCAAGGCCGCTCCGCCGCCGCGCAAGGCGCGCGGTGGGGCGGGCGCTCCGCCGCCTCCGCCGGGCGCCCCGGGTGCGCCGGGCGCGCGTCCGGGGAGCATGCCGCCGCCCCCGCCCGGTGCGCCCGCGGGCGGGTACATCCCGACCCAGCTCGTGTCGGCGCTCGGGCCCGAGGGGCCTGAAGGACCCGGTGCTCCCGGTGCTCCCGGTGGTCCGGTGGGTGGCGACGCTGCCCAGGGTCAGGGCCCGGGCGGTGCTCCGCACGCGCCGGGTGCTCCCGGTGCCCCCGGCGTTCCCGGTGTTCCGGGCGGCACGCCGCCCGGTGGTGTGCACCACGCGGCCACGGTGTTCGCCGACCCGAGCCTGAGGGGAGCCGTACCCCAGCCTCCCGTCCCTGGCGCTCCGGGCGTTCCGGGTGCCCCGGGCATGCCGAACCCGCCCGGCGCCCCGGCGGCTCCGGGCGCCCCCGGCATGCCTCCGGGCCCCGGGGCACCGCACCTCGCGGGCGCCCCCGGCGCACCTCAGCCGCCCGGCGCCCCCGGTGGTCCGCGTGGTGCGGTGCACCACGCGGAGACCGTGCTGGCCGCGCCTCCCGTGGCCGGCCCCGGCGCGCCTCCGCCGCCGCCCGGTCCCGGCATGCCGCACGGCGCTCCCGGTGCTCCTGGCATGCCCGGCGCCCCGCAGCCGATGCCGCCGGGTGCGGTACCGCCAGGTGCGGTACCGCCCGGTGCGGTGCCGCCGCCGGGTGGGCCGGTGCCGGGGCAGCCGCAGGCGTACGGCTATCCGCCGCCGGGGCAGCCGACGGTGGGCCCGGGGTATCAGGCCGTGTTGCGCTACCGCGCGCAGGACGGCTCGGAGCAGCAGCTGATCCGGCGTTCGGCGCCGGGGACGCCGCACCCGGAGTGGCAGATCTTCCACGAGCTGCGGGCGATGAACGTGCCGCCGGACCAGGTGCTGGAGCTGCACACCGAGCTGGAGTCGTGCGAGCTGCCGGGTGCGTACTGCGCGCGGATGATCCGGGAGCAGTGGCCGCAGGCGCGGATCGCGAGCATCGCGCCGTACGGCACGGACCACGCGAGCCGGCAGCAGGGCATGCAGCAGCTGCTGGCGCACCAGGGCGAGCTGCACCAGGTGGCGGACGGTCCCGCGCGGCCGGCGCCGGTGCGGGCTCCGCTGACGCCGGTGCAGGCCGCCGCGCCGGTTCCGCCGGAGGCCGTCGCGCAGGAGCTGGTTGCGGCGTTCGGGCCGGGGGTCTTCCGGTTCGACCAGCAGGCGGTGTCGCGTCAGGGGGTGCCGCCGGTCGTGGCGCACACGCTGGTGGTGGCCGGTCTGCCGGTGGACATGGGTCCGTTCTTCTGGGCGCAGGCCCAGCCGGGCCGTCCGGTGCCGACGCTGGCGGAGCTGGCGGCCGAGCGCGGTGTGCAGCCGGCCGCGGACGCGGGCTCGTACCTCGTGATGGGTACGGACTTCGGCAAGGCGCTGTGTGTGCAGTACGGGACGGCGAACATCGTCGCGGTGCCGGTGGAGGCGGGGCCTGGTGGTGCGCCGGTGCCGCCGCAGTTCGTGAACACGGGGCTGCCGGAGTTCGCGCGGTGCCTGGCGCTGCTGGGCCGGATGTGGCGGCTGAGGTTCGGTCTCAACCAGGAGCAGGCGGGCCGCTGGACGGTGGACTTCCAGGCGCAGCTGGCCGCCCTCGACCCGGCGGCGCTGGGTTCGCCGGAGAGCTGGTGGTCGGTGCTGCTGGAGCAGATGTGGGACGGCCTGCTGTAG
- a CDS encoding SMI1/KNR4 family protein, with the protein MTTGRLGLGAPPSRQAGGEAVPPNAAYAGQVVHFPDPVRAARHPRGVRVDEHGYPDFSPYARAAAEIADPPEGFGVDELRLTDYVSANAALAASGHELWDTVPYVATPHGWTWHHVLGSRRLELVPVEVKALLRHHGGVATARVDQGKRGTRPLQETRPAHFGLPKSGVAVTESQVLAVEEDLGYRLPGAYRTFLKAAGGCAPVGAALDAELGLLLDQPFFTVRDEAAVNDLVYVNKCLRDHLTKDYLGVGFVQGGLLAVKVRGERAGSVWFCAYDDVRDVDPSWSPAERVERLLVPCGDDFDGFLARLAGNPPELETVANLMVDGGFARAVAVSSGPVGE; encoded by the coding sequence ATGACGACAGGTCGGCTCGGGCTGGGGGCGCCGCCCAGCCGCCAGGCCGGGGGAGAAGCCGTGCCGCCGAACGCGGCCTATGCCGGGCAGGTCGTGCACTTCCCGGATCCGGTCCGGGCGGCGCGTCATCCCAGAGGGGTACGGGTCGATGAGCATGGTTACCCGGATTTCTCGCCGTACGCGCGGGCGGCGGCGGAGATCGCCGATCCGCCGGAGGGCTTCGGGGTCGACGAACTGCGGCTGACGGACTACGTGTCGGCGAACGCGGCGCTGGCGGCTTCGGGGCACGAGTTGTGGGACACGGTGCCGTACGTGGCGACGCCGCACGGCTGGACGTGGCACCACGTGCTCGGTTCGCGGCGGCTGGAGCTGGTCCCGGTCGAGGTGAAGGCGTTGCTGCGGCACCACGGTGGGGTGGCGACGGCCCGGGTCGACCAGGGCAAGCGGGGCACGCGGCCGTTGCAGGAGACGCGTCCGGCGCACTTCGGGCTGCCGAAGTCGGGTGTGGCGGTGACGGAGTCGCAGGTGCTGGCCGTCGAGGAGGATCTGGGCTACCGGTTGCCGGGTGCCTATCGGACGTTCCTGAAGGCGGCGGGCGGTTGCGCGCCGGTGGGTGCGGCGCTGGACGCCGAGTTGGGCCTGCTGCTGGACCAGCCGTTCTTCACGGTGCGGGACGAGGCGGCGGTCAACGACCTGGTGTACGTGAACAAGTGCCTGCGTGACCACCTGACGAAGGACTACCTGGGCGTCGGTTTCGTCCAGGGCGGGCTGCTCGCGGTGAAGGTGCGCGGTGAGCGGGCCGGTTCGGTGTGGTTCTGCGCGTACGACGACGTGCGGGACGTGGATCCGTCGTGGTCGCCGGCGGAGCGGGTGGAGCGGTTGCTGGTGCCGTGCGGTGACGACTTCGACGGGTTCCTGGCGCGGCTCGCGGGCAATCCGCCGGAGCTGGAGACGGTGGCGAACCTGATGGTGGACGGCGGGTTCGCGCGTGCGGTCGCGGTGTCGTCCGGCCCGGTGGGGGAGTGA
- a CDS encoding YwqJ-related putative deaminase, with protein MTIMNTLQTGGTDVRAGDPRIGWSGTDTPPVPTLLHRRDGILPTVAAALSVRGATLTGTAARGDQPPPLHPLVQDFLDTLTSAQRDRFTGRCAETILISRQIAAADAARSKRAARRPMTNGEARRALKQSKLTARRIREDGDPLHGSFAAPCRACTALSAHFGVRIVDPTATDG; from the coding sequence ATGACGATCATGAATACCTTGCAGACCGGAGGTACCGACGTGCGGGCCGGCGACCCTCGCATCGGCTGGAGCGGCACCGACACGCCCCCCGTCCCCACCCTCCTGCACCGGCGCGACGGCATCCTGCCCACCGTCGCCGCCGCCCTCTCCGTCCGCGGCGCCACCCTCACCGGCACCGCCGCCCGCGGCGACCAGCCCCCACCCCTGCACCCGCTCGTACAGGACTTCCTCGACACCCTCACCAGCGCCCAGCGCGACCGCTTCACCGGCCGCTGCGCCGAGACCATCCTCATCTCCCGGCAGATCGCCGCCGCCGACGCCGCGCGCAGCAAACGCGCCGCCCGCAGACCCATGACCAACGGCGAGGCCCGCAGGGCCCTCAAGCAGTCCAAGCTCACCGCCCGCCGCATACGCGAGGACGGCGACCCCCTCCACGGCAGCTTCGCCGCGCCCTGCCGCGCCTGCACCGCCCTCAGCGCCCACTTCGGCGTCCGCATCGTCGACCCCACCGCGACCGACGGCTGA
- a CDS encoding SUKH-3 domain-containing protein: MHPDRTSTTRFPVPVDAALRTAGWQPGRWDIKQAEYWADTLREHTSPAGHRHTVFPAAVEAWAEFGGLHITPGGPGRQVAPATLHIDPLHGLHLARTLGDLGRALGTEVSPLGEETDTAALLAIDAEGRVYTVDHTGDWYVGRDIDHALATLIAGTEPARLTTG; this comes from the coding sequence ATGCACCCCGACCGCACCTCGACCACGCGCTTCCCCGTCCCCGTCGACGCCGCCCTGCGCACCGCCGGCTGGCAACCCGGCCGCTGGGACATAAAGCAGGCCGAGTACTGGGCCGACACCCTGCGCGAGCACACCTCGCCCGCCGGACACCGGCACACCGTCTTCCCCGCCGCCGTCGAGGCCTGGGCCGAGTTCGGCGGACTCCACATCACCCCCGGCGGCCCCGGCCGCCAGGTGGCCCCCGCCACCCTGCACATCGACCCCCTGCACGGCCTCCACCTCGCCCGCACCCTCGGCGACCTCGGCCGTGCCCTCGGCACCGAGGTCAGCCCCCTCGGCGAAGAGACCGACACCGCCGCCCTCCTCGCCATCGACGCGGAGGGCCGCGTCTATACCGTCGACCACACCGGCGACTGGTACGTCGGCCGCGACATCGACCATGCCCTGGCCACCCTCATCGCCGGCACCGAACCGGCCCGGCTGACCACGGGCTGA
- a CDS encoding sensor histidine kinase yields the protein MTTTGEEHARALTGPWWWARWRSAVLDASLALVSAVECGAEGIPFARDAGIPVSVGIVFGLIAGSVLLVRRKWPIAVVLVAIAITPAQMGFLMGIVGLYTLAACELPRRIIAALAGMSLLGTMIVTFVRVRQDMARGDLTLGDWFVPFASITTSLGLTAPPVLLGLYVGARRRLMESLRERADSLERELQLLAERAEERAEWARNEERTRIAREMHDVVAHRVSLMVVHAAALQAVARKDPEKAVKNAALVGDMGRQALTELREMLGVLRAGEDAGRRAAAVPLMAVGVAVAQAASRAADEADGPSLSELEELVGQSAAAGMVVALSVEGEARGYAAEVEQTAYRVVQEALTNVHKHAAGAKTYVRLAHRGAEIAMQVENEPPEPGSGSAARLPSGGNGLVGMRERVLALGGVFVSGPTDAGGFRVSAVIPAV from the coding sequence ATGACCACGACGGGGGAAGAGCACGCCAGGGCCCTGACCGGCCCCTGGTGGTGGGCCAGGTGGCGCAGTGCGGTGCTCGACGCGAGCCTCGCCCTGGTGTCCGCGGTGGAGTGCGGTGCGGAGGGGATCCCGTTCGCGCGTGACGCGGGGATCCCCGTGTCGGTGGGGATCGTGTTCGGGCTGATCGCCGGTTCGGTGCTGCTGGTGCGCCGGAAGTGGCCGATCGCCGTCGTGCTGGTCGCGATCGCGATCACGCCGGCCCAGATGGGTTTCCTGATGGGCATCGTCGGCCTGTACACGCTGGCGGCGTGCGAGTTGCCGCGCCGGATCATCGCGGCCCTGGCCGGCATGAGTCTGCTGGGCACGATGATCGTGACGTTCGTACGGGTGCGGCAGGACATGGCACGGGGCGATCTGACCCTGGGCGACTGGTTCGTCCCGTTCGCCTCCATCACGACGTCCCTGGGGCTGACGGCACCGCCGGTGCTGCTCGGGCTGTACGTCGGCGCGCGCCGCAGGCTGATGGAGAGCCTGCGGGAGCGGGCGGACAGTCTGGAGCGGGAGCTTCAGCTGCTCGCCGAGCGGGCCGAGGAGCGGGCCGAGTGGGCGCGCAACGAGGAGCGGACGCGGATCGCCCGGGAGATGCACGACGTCGTCGCGCACCGGGTGAGCCTGATGGTGGTGCACGCGGCGGCGTTGCAGGCGGTGGCGCGCAAGGATCCGGAGAAGGCCGTGAAGAACGCGGCGCTGGTCGGGGACATGGGCCGGCAGGCGCTGACGGAGCTGCGGGAGATGCTCGGGGTGCTGCGCGCGGGTGAGGACGCGGGGCGGCGTGCGGCGGCGGTGCCGCTGATGGCGGTCGGGGTGGCCGTCGCGCAGGCGGCGTCGCGGGCTGCGGACGAGGCCGATGGGCCGTCTCTGTCCGAGCTGGAGGAGCTGGTGGGGCAGTCGGCCGCCGCGGGGATGGTGGTGGCCCTGTCGGTGGAGGGGGAGGCGCGCGGTTACGCGGCGGAGGTGGAGCAGACGGCGTACCGGGTGGTGCAGGAGGCGTTGACGAACGTCCACAAGCACGCGGCGGGCGCGAAGACGTACGTGCGGCTGGCGCACCGGGGTGCGGAGATCGCGATGCAGGTGGAGAACGAGCCGCCGGAGCCGGGTTCGGGGTCCGCGGCACGGTTGCCGTCGGGCGGCAACGGCCTGGTGGGCATGCGGGAGCGGGTCCTGGCGCTGGGCGGGGTGTTCGTGTCGGGGCCGACCGACGCGGGTGGCTTCCGGGTGTCGGCGGTGATTCCGGCGGTCTGA